The Halomicronema hongdechloris C2206 genome includes a window with the following:
- a CDS encoding PEP-CTERM sorting domain-containing protein: protein MKRFALAATAALGLTALATPARAASWTVDYTGWWENDGGGAISGTISADDAAAQDGIISLDELTSWAWDWSGNSAASAFSFSSDDPAAEIQIVDPTLDNGFYINGTPNQPLLADDLDQGVFAADEFSLDLEFLFVDNFETGEFSEGLSQGAVSVAEVDTDAESVPEPAMILGLFALTGAGATTLRRQQQDV from the coding sequence ATGAAACGCTTTGCTTTAGCTGCAACCGCAGCTCTAGGGTTAACAGCCCTAGCCACACCGGCTCGAGCTGCTAGTTGGACCGTTGATTATACTGGTTGGTGGGAAAATGATGGTGGCGGGGCAATTTCCGGCACGATTTCTGCTGACGATGCTGCCGCCCAGGATGGCATCATTTCTCTGGATGAATTAACGTCTTGGGCCTGGGATTGGAGTGGCAATAGCGCTGCCTCTGCCTTCTCCTTCTCCTCTGATGATCCCGCTGCAGAAATTCAGATTGTAGATCCCACGCTTGATAATGGGTTTTACATCAATGGCACGCCTAACCAGCCGTTGTTAGCTGATGATTTAGATCAAGGAGTATTCGCCGCTGACGAATTCAGCCTTGATCTCGAATTTCTATTCGTTGATAACTTCGAAACCGGAGAATTTTCGGAAGGCCTTTCCCAAGGAGCCGTATCGGTGGCTGAAGTTGATACTGATGCTGAATCAGTGCCTGAGCCTGCCATGATCTTGGGGCTATTTGCCTTGACCGGTGCCGGTGCTACTACCCTCAGACGTCAGCAGCAGGATGTCTAG
- a CDS encoding GspE/PulE family protein produces the protein MQDVSTPLSAWQQVKQGKLSCRDALALLVNSQGELNLTLLDEEVGSRFFQFFPGQALPPVVPLLLWRNCFYLGSPVALKQETVQQLCDRSGTTIELIPITAKSYRTWYHSRNLDVSQIQANPLLDPLTGEQMQEDVGETTELFLAKADGQRERIKAIISSALRHRASDIHLEPTSTGLRVRYRIDGVLRNITTLPLDISRRVIVALKVMANMDIADSRRPQDGRIGEQYALGQDDLNMDMRVSTLPCVGGEKAVVRLLPRENPFSTVDKLGFSPRALAAYKTWLQQPQGLIIFTGPTGSGKTSTLYTSLQEIATADVNVVTVEDPVEYVLPCITQTQVNEAAGMTFAAGLRAILRQDPDIIMVGEVRDHATAETAVRAALTGHLVFTTLHTNDAVGAIPRIKDIGPDPGLISDALLGVIAQRLVRRVCPYCSEPTPPNAHSIKLLGLSSSQIQQANWRRGQGCSQCFQSGYLGREAIVELLEVDDRIREIMYDGTITQLQHHLSKIGFLSFRNAAIEKLLAGATTPEEVLRVLPRSALTRKSAADADVLQLVPTPSDAPAMPATANIHP, from the coding sequence ATGCAGGATGTATCCACCCCATTGTCGGCCTGGCAACAGGTAAAGCAGGGCAAGCTGTCCTGCCGAGATGCCCTGGCCCTATTAGTGAATTCCCAGGGAGAGTTGAATCTGACGCTATTAGACGAGGAAGTCGGCAGCCGGTTCTTTCAGTTTTTTCCTGGGCAAGCCCTGCCGCCAGTGGTGCCCCTGTTGCTGTGGCGCAACTGCTTCTATCTGGGCAGCCCGGTTGCCCTGAAACAGGAGACGGTGCAGCAATTATGCGATCGCAGCGGCACCACCATTGAGCTCATTCCCATTACTGCCAAGAGCTATCGCACCTGGTATCACAGCCGCAACCTAGATGTCAGCCAGATCCAGGCCAACCCCCTGCTTGATCCCCTGACGGGGGAGCAGATGCAAGAAGACGTCGGTGAGACCACCGAGCTCTTTCTGGCCAAAGCTGACGGCCAACGCGAGCGGATCAAGGCCATTATTTCCAGTGCCCTACGCCACCGAGCCAGTGACATTCACCTGGAGCCCACCAGCACCGGCTTGCGGGTGCGATATCGCATCGACGGGGTGCTGCGCAATATCACCACCCTGCCGTTAGACATCAGTCGCCGGGTCATCGTAGCCCTGAAAGTGATGGCCAACATGGACATTGCCGACAGCCGCCGTCCCCAGGATGGCCGCATTGGCGAGCAATATGCCCTGGGCCAAGATGACCTGAATATGGACATGCGAGTCAGCACGCTGCCCTGTGTCGGCGGCGAGAAAGCTGTCGTGCGTCTACTGCCCCGAGAAAACCCCTTCTCCACCGTCGATAAACTCGGGTTCTCCCCCAGAGCGCTGGCAGCCTACAAGACCTGGCTACAACAGCCCCAAGGGTTGATCATCTTCACCGGCCCCACTGGCTCCGGCAAAACCAGCACTCTTTATACTAGCCTGCAAGAAATCGCCACCGCAGATGTCAATGTGGTCACGGTAGAAGACCCGGTCGAGTATGTACTGCCCTGCATCACCCAAACCCAGGTAAACGAGGCCGCCGGCATGACCTTTGCCGCCGGGCTGCGCGCCATTCTGCGGCAAGACCCCGACATCATTATGGTAGGAGAGGTGCGAGACCACGCCACCGCCGAAACCGCCGTCCGGGCCGCCCTCACTGGTCACCTGGTATTTACAACCCTGCACACCAACGATGCCGTGGGCGCCATCCCCCGCATCAAAGACATTGGCCCCGACCCCGGCCTGATCAGCGATGCCCTGTTGGGGGTAATTGCCCAGCGCCTGGTCCGACGAGTATGTCCCTACTGCAGCGAACCGACACCCCCAAATGCCCACAGCATTAAACTCCTGGGCCTGAGTTCATCCCAGATCCAGCAGGCCAACTGGCGACGAGGCCAGGGCTGCAGCCAGTGCTTCCAGTCAGGATACCTGGGGCGCGAAGCCATCGTCGAACTCCTGGAAGTCGATGATCGCATTCGCGAAATCATGTACGACGGCACCATCACTCAGCTGCAGCATCACCTCAGCAAAATCGGCTTCCTCTCCTTCCGCAACGCCGCTATCGAGAAGTTATTAGCCGGAGCCACAACTCCGGAGGAAGTGCTGAGGGTCCTCCCCCGGAGTGCTCTGACGCGAAAATCAGCTGCCGATGCCGATGTTCTACAACTGGTGCCAACCCCCTCAGACGCTCCTGCCATGCCCGCCACTGCCAACATTCATCCCTGA
- a CDS encoding PhoX family protein: MDCDNGISNKSGNRPFQDVLKARLSRRNVLAKGMILSAAGFATALVGNKALVQAASATTGQEASTTSTVGSGATIAQAGGLVNFESVAIANGSGPVPTISEDYEYQVLIPWGSTLDGSAGGYGGDPNTRPTAEEQKNLIGIGHDGMWLFPIGDGNDHGMLAINHEFGVNTHVLGKPDPTSLEDVRLSQHAHGVSVIEIKKIGGKWQPVKSNNARRIHVNTDVTFSGPAAGHPLLDNPAGNSPQGTVNNCAYGKTPWGTYLTCEENFHGYFGDATGTWTPTDAQDRYGFSTDGFGYGWQNFDPRFDLSNSDYVNENHRFGWVVEIDPMDATQTPVKRTAMGRFKHEGAEITVGRGGRVVAYMGDDERFDYIYKFVSESNWRSMRARGISPLDRGKLYVAKFNDDGTGEWLELTIDNPILSAQFSNQGELLVNTRLAADTLGATPMDRPEWATVSDFNGKVYFALTNNSQRTMPDAPNPLAPNPDGHILEIDDNARFTGTTFKWDIFILAQDTRGTEGVFTDPDGMWADPDGRLFIETDGGQPDGLNNQLLVVDISTGEIRRLFTGVFEDEITGLTVTPDRRTLFINTQHPGDGDPTVTNFPANQGSGKVPRDSTIVIRRKDGGIVGS; this comes from the coding sequence ATGGATTGTGATAACGGAATCAGTAACAAGTCAGGCAATCGTCCCTTTCAGGACGTCCTAAAAGCCCGACTATCTCGACGGAATGTGTTAGCCAAGGGCATGATACTATCTGCTGCTGGCTTTGCCACTGCCCTTGTCGGTAATAAGGCCCTGGTGCAGGCCGCCTCCGCAACCACTGGTCAGGAAGCCAGTACTACTTCAACGGTGGGGTCTGGAGCCACCATCGCCCAAGCAGGTGGATTGGTTAACTTTGAATCTGTTGCGATCGCCAATGGTTCGGGGCCTGTTCCCACCATTTCCGAAGACTATGAATACCAGGTGTTGATTCCCTGGGGCTCTACTCTCGATGGGAGTGCCGGTGGCTATGGTGGCGATCCCAACACTCGCCCCACGGCAGAAGAGCAAAAGAATCTGATTGGCATCGGCCATGACGGCATGTGGCTCTTCCCCATCGGCGACGGCAATGATCATGGCATGCTGGCCATCAACCATGAGTTTGGGGTGAATACCCATGTGCTGGGCAAGCCTGACCCCACCAGCCTGGAAGATGTGCGCCTGTCTCAGCATGCCCACGGCGTCTCCGTGATTGAGATCAAGAAAATCGGCGGCAAGTGGCAGCCGGTCAAGAGTAACAATGCTCGCCGCATTCACGTGAATACCGACGTGACCTTCAGCGGTCCCGCAGCCGGTCACCCTTTGCTAGACAACCCGGCTGGTAATTCTCCTCAGGGCACGGTGAATAACTGCGCCTACGGGAAAACACCCTGGGGTACCTACCTCACCTGTGAAGAAAACTTTCACGGTTACTTCGGCGATGCCACCGGCACCTGGACGCCGACGGACGCTCAGGATCGCTATGGATTCAGCACCGATGGCTTTGGCTATGGCTGGCAGAACTTCGATCCTCGCTTCGACCTCTCCAACTCTGACTATGTCAACGAGAACCATCGCTTCGGTTGGGTGGTGGAGATCGACCCCATGGATGCCACTCAAACCCCGGTGAAGCGGACGGCCATGGGTCGGTTCAAGCATGAAGGGGCTGAAATCACCGTGGGTCGGGGTGGCCGTGTTGTCGCTTACATGGGCGACGACGAACGCTTTGACTACATCTACAAGTTTGTGTCCGAGAGCAACTGGCGTTCCATGCGAGCTCGGGGCATCAGCCCGTTGGATCGCGGCAAGCTCTACGTGGCGAAGTTCAACGATGATGGCACTGGCGAGTGGTTGGAGCTCACCATCGATAACCCGATTCTGAGTGCTCAATTCAGCAATCAGGGCGAGCTACTCGTTAATACCCGCCTGGCGGCTGATACCTTAGGGGCTACGCCCATGGACCGGCCTGAGTGGGCCACGGTGAGTGATTTCAATGGCAAGGTTTACTTCGCGTTGACCAACAACAGCCAGCGGACCATGCCCGATGCTCCCAACCCTCTGGCGCCTAACCCCGATGGCCACATCCTGGAAATTGATGATAACGCCCGATTCACGGGTACCACCTTTAAGTGGGATATCTTCATTCTGGCCCAGGATACTCGCGGGACAGAGGGAGTCTTTACCGACCCCGACGGCATGTGGGCGGACCCTGACGGTCGCCTGTTCATTGAGACCGACGGTGGTCAACCGGATGGGCTGAACAACCAGCTGTTGGTGGTTGATATCAGCACTGGAGAAATTCGCCGCCTCTTCACCGGTGTGTTTGAAGACGAAATCACCGGGCTGACGGTAACGCCCGATCGGCGCACCCTGTTCATCAATACCCAGCACCCTGGTGATGGAGATCCTACCGTCACTAACTTCCCGGCGAATCAGGGGAGTGGCAAGGTGCCTCGGGATTCCACCATCGTCATCAGACGCAAGGACGGTGGCATCGTCGGGTCTTAG
- a CDS encoding DUF3179 domain-containing protein, whose product MTRLILKGVLGAGSLLVLLLSALVIEAGGWENFKLQYYSLTQVFHDQTKELQDLRQKDVDPASHSRIDLDQLLNGGPPKDGIPSIDAPQFDTPETTPFAANETVIGVVVNGKAKAYPLGIMNWHEIVNDSVGGLPLSITYCPLCDTIAVVERGDTTFGVSGKLYQSCLVMYDRNDDTLYAQPWTLGVVGPKVNHSLSRVPAVKTTLGNWLAQHPDSQILSTDTGYSRDYQSYPYGSYNVDDQLIFPIRNQADLDQHPKAIVSYIWQASDQTPHNRFAGDSHQFIHEQLRQQGSQTVEFDGRQVRARWDDTLETVVVEELDGTVIPSSTAFAFVYPAFFGQP is encoded by the coding sequence ATGACGCGGCTAATCCTGAAAGGTGTGCTCGGGGCCGGATCCCTGCTGGTGCTACTGTTAAGTGCCTTGGTGATTGAGGCGGGGGGATGGGAAAACTTCAAGCTGCAGTACTATTCCCTGACTCAGGTCTTCCACGATCAGACCAAGGAGCTGCAGGATTTGCGTCAAAAAGACGTGGACCCTGCCAGCCACAGTCGCATCGACCTCGACCAGCTCTTGAATGGGGGGCCACCGAAGGATGGCATCCCCAGCATTGATGCGCCCCAGTTTGACACGCCAGAGACAACCCCCTTTGCCGCCAATGAGACGGTCATTGGGGTGGTGGTCAACGGCAAGGCCAAGGCCTATCCCTTGGGCATTATGAATTGGCATGAGATCGTCAACGACAGCGTGGGCGGCCTGCCGTTGTCGATTACCTACTGTCCTCTGTGTGACACGATTGCGGTGGTTGAACGGGGCGACACCACCTTTGGCGTCTCGGGGAAGCTCTACCAGAGTTGCTTGGTCATGTACGATCGCAACGATGACACCCTCTATGCCCAGCCCTGGACTTTAGGGGTAGTGGGGCCCAAGGTCAATCATTCGTTGTCTCGGGTACCGGCGGTGAAGACCACTCTGGGCAATTGGTTGGCCCAGCATCCCGATAGCCAAATTCTATCGACAGACACCGGCTACAGTCGGGATTACCAGAGTTATCCCTACGGCAGTTATAACGTCGATGATCAGTTGATTTTCCCTATCCGCAATCAGGCGGATCTCGATCAGCATCCTAAGGCCATCGTCAGCTATATTTGGCAGGCCAGCGATCAAACCCCCCACAATCGCTTCGCTGGCGACAGTCATCAGTTTATCCATGAGCAGCTGCGGCAACAGGGCAGCCAGACGGTGGAGTTCGACGGCCGCCAGGTGCGGGCTCGCTGGGATGACACCCTAGAGACGGTGGTTGTAGAAGAGCTCGATGGCACGGTGATTCC